A single Deltaproteobacteria bacterium DNA region contains:
- a CDS encoding glycosyltransferase, whose protein sequence is MRLAMLSPIAWRTPPRHYGPWESVVSLLTEGLVERGVDVTLFATRDSHTRARLIGVCPRGYEEDKSIIAKVWECLHISELFEQGDQFDLIHNHFDYLPLTYTRMTSTPVLSTIHGFSSPGILPVYKKYNNKVYYVSISDADRSPDLTYIATVHHGIDLKLFTLRPDPGDYLLFFGRIHHDKGTREAIDIARRTDKKLVIAGIIQDEKYYEREVLPHLDGRKIIYVGSAGPEKRNKLLGGAYALLHPINFNEPFGLSVIEAMACGTPVVAFNRGSMPEVIADGKTGFLVSSVEEAVQRLADIDGLSRRACRRWVEERFSVNRMVADYLRVYERILAKRPPDKKPEWGYIRILEDAPDMRVRKVVLYSQQHATFTPAARNAVQLLVVKGRGAISLKGEDYLLSGGETMEIHSGTSFKILNLGTDDLVAIEVLTPTLAGTGQQVKSEVHSERLEFSRNQAVRT, encoded by the coding sequence ATGCGGCTAGCCATGCTTTCTCCCATTGCCTGGCGCACGCCGCCCAGACACTATGGACCGTGGGAGAGCGTTGTCTCTCTTCTGACTGAGGGACTGGTGGAAAGGGGGGTGGATGTAACCCTGTTTGCCACCAGGGACTCTCATACCCGGGCCAGACTCATAGGTGTGTGCCCTCGCGGCTACGAAGAGGACAAGAGTATTATTGCCAAGGTCTGGGAGTGCTTGCACATCTCCGAGTTGTTTGAACAGGGCGATCAATTCGACCTTATTCACAACCACTTCGATTATCTTCCTCTCACCTATACCAGGATGACTTCGACACCGGTACTCTCCACTATTCACGGTTTTTCATCTCCTGGCATCCTGCCGGTATACAAGAAATATAACAATAAAGTTTATTATGTCTCCATAAGCGATGCGGACAGGAGCCCGGATCTTACCTACATAGCCACGGTGCATCATGGGATCGATCTGAAGCTGTTTACCTTGAGGCCTGATCCGGGCGACTACCTCCTCTTTTTCGGCAGGATTCACCATGACAAGGGCACCAGAGAGGCGATCGATATTGCCCGGCGTACAGATAAGAAGCTGGTGATTGCCGGCATTATTCAGGATGAAAAATACTACGAGCGTGAAGTGCTGCCCCACCTGGACGGCAGGAAGATCATTTATGTGGGCAGTGCCGGACCAGAGAAGAGGAATAAACTGCTTGGTGGCGCCTATGCCCTGCTTCATCCCATAAACTTCAATGAACCATTCGGCCTTTCAGTGATCGAGGCTATGGCCTGCGGCACGCCCGTAGTTGCTTTCAACCGGGGTAGTATGCCCGAGGTGATCGCTGACGGCAAGACAGGTTTCCTGGTCTCCTCCGTTGAAGAAGCGGTCCAGCGTTTGGCCGACATTGATGGCCTGAGCAGAAGGGCTTGTAGACGGTGGGTGGAGGAGCGGTTCAGCGTCAATCGCATGGTGGCAGACTATCTGCGGGTCTATGAAAGGATTCTGGCGAAGAGGCCCCCGGACAAAAAGCCTGAATGGGGGTACATACGGATTCTTGAAGATGCTCCTGACATGCGAGTCAGAAAGGTGGTACTGTATTCTCAGCAGCATGCCACGTTTACTCCTGCGGCTCGCAATGCCGTACAGCTTCTGGTGGTCAAAGGTCGGGGGGCAATTTCTCTGAAGGGCGAGGACTATCTCTTGTCCGGGGGGGAGACCATGGAAATTCACAGCGGCACATCCTTCAAAATCTTGAATCTGGGAACGGACGATCTTGTTGCCATAGAAGTGCTGACCCCCACGCTAGCAGGTACAGGGCAGCAGGTGAAATCAGAGGTTCACAGTGA